In one Mucilaginibacter ginsenosidivorax genomic region, the following are encoded:
- a CDS encoding RagB/SusD family nutrient uptake outer membrane protein, which produces MKANIKYIISAAVISLVSVTGCKKDFFNRPPENAIAIDNFYKTDAQVASSTLNLYNSLWFNYVAKPGWAVCEMTGGNGRSYSSDVTDFGNLNGAVTNLNSQNDAAWSSLWTVVAQANALINLMPPRAGADVTPAVLNNALGEAHFMRAMAYFHIVRLWGAVPIIEDASNFLTNFQVNSNRIEDIYTFMVKDMKFAEANCTKMIRTGSITQGHVSSGSASAMLAKIYLYMQDYPNALAEAQKVINSGEFKLYGVDLPNKTYNDLFKTANNNNEESICQLQWAGGASYGHGNPAQASLAASGIITGTGDGYSVLGPTIDLQNSYEGGDLRLHATIMQAKDFYPEITAAAGGYTVPDNINSQGTDAAIKKYVVGTPADNGGIGAAQSAANNTYLMRYAEVYLIAAEAIVGKNTTSTDAQALNYINTIRKRANLAPLTVIKRNYTVANPNYDATYNNAVPTTIIKDDILAERRHEFAIENDYWFDLCRIDGWNGILNNSHPLATQLISQQERGTYANDRKTVYHSAVTPKSTDFLLPIPINETTADPKLLEPAVPYTFK; this is translated from the coding sequence ATGAAAGCAAATATTAAATATATAATCAGCGCGGCAGTCATTAGCCTTGTTTCTGTAACAGGCTGTAAAAAAGATTTCTTCAACAGGCCGCCCGAAAACGCGATAGCAATTGATAATTTTTATAAAACCGATGCCCAGGTAGCATCCAGCACACTTAACCTTTACAATTCACTTTGGTTTAATTATGTGGCTAAACCAGGCTGGGCCGTGTGCGAGATGACCGGTGGTAACGGCCGTAGTTACTCATCAGATGTTACTGATTTTGGTAACCTGAACGGTGCAGTTACCAACCTCAATTCACAGAATGATGCCGCATGGTCGTCATTATGGACTGTTGTTGCGCAGGCTAATGCACTAATCAACTTAATGCCCCCAAGAGCAGGCGCGGACGTAACCCCGGCTGTTTTAAATAACGCCCTGGGCGAAGCCCATTTTATGCGTGCCATGGCTTATTTCCATATCGTTAGGTTATGGGGCGCGGTGCCCATTATTGAGGATGCCAGTAACTTTTTAACCAACTTCCAGGTAAATAGCAACAGGATAGAAGACATATACACCTTTATGGTTAAGGATATGAAATTTGCCGAGGCAAATTGTACCAAGATGATCAGGACTGGTTCTATCACTCAAGGCCATGTATCCAGTGGTTCTGCTTCGGCTATGCTGGCCAAAATATACCTGTATATGCAGGATTACCCTAACGCACTTGCAGAAGCACAAAAAGTGATTAACAGCGGAGAGTTTAAATTGTATGGTGTAGATCTGCCTAATAAAACTTATAACGATCTGTTTAAAACAGCCAATAATAACAACGAAGAAAGCATTTGCCAGCTACAATGGGCCGGTGGCGCATCGTATGGTCACGGTAATCCGGCACAGGCTTCATTAGCCGCCAGCGGTATCATTACAGGTACCGGTGATGGCTATAGCGTGTTAGGCCCCACAATCGACCTGCAAAACTCTTATGAAGGCGGAGATTTGCGCCTGCATGCCACTATTATGCAAGCGAAGGATTTTTATCCTGAAATTACTGCGGCAGCCGGCGGTTACACCGTACCTGACAATATTAATTCACAGGGAACCGATGCTGCTATCAAAAAATACGTGGTTGGTACGCCTGCCGATAATGGCGGCATTGGCGCAGCACAATCTGCGGCAAACAATACGTACTTAATGCGTTATGCCGAAGTTTATTTAATTGCAGCAGAGGCAATTGTTGGCAAAAACACAACCTCGACAGATGCCCAGGCTTTAAATTACATCAATACAATCAGAAAAAGGGCAAACCTGGCACCGTTAACAGTTATAAAACGTAACTACACGGTTGCTAACCCTAACTACGATGCCACCTACAATAACGCTGTGCCAACTACTATTATCAAGGACGATATTTTAGCTGAAAGAAGGCACGAATTTGCTATCGAAAACGACTATTGGTTTGACCTTTGCCGCATTGACGGATGGAATGGTATATTAAATAACAGCCATCCACTGGCTACGCAGTTGATAAGCCAGCAGGAAAGGGGTACTTACGCTAATGACCGCAAAACTGTTTACCATAGCGCGGTTACACCAAAAAGTACCGACTTTTTATTGCCTATACCAATTAATGAAACAACCGCCGACCCTAAATTATTAGAACCAGCAGTACCATACACTTTTAAATAA
- a CDS encoding SusC/RagA family TonB-linked outer membrane protein, giving the protein MRKILRMALLFLSLFVCFRAGAQNQATVIKGTVTDDKGITLPGASVRVKNGQASAITDKDGNYSISVPSGATELTFSFIGMKSQDVLIGKKTVINVVLVNMSTTLTDVVVIGYGQQKRQDVNGAISSVTAKDIQNIPQTSVDQLLQGKAAGVTVTNGTGAPGSSASVHIRGITSLSGSNEPLYVVDGVYIDGSAYTTQNQNNGENTVSPLSYINPNDIASIDILKDASATAIYGSRGSNGVIIITTKKGKNSSAHLNYDGYYGIQQQGHFLKMMNLPQYAAIQNEIADITGIGRRGEFADPTVLGPGTDWQKAVFRTAPMQSHNLSMNGGNENVNYYISGGFLKQNGTIIASNFKRYSFRTNVEGKLKDWFKLGSNMTLNRTDQNIGASDNGGIVYQALLNAPDQAASNPDGSYTVAPASYGSGVFISPVALASLNTNNLVRSQINANFYADIRFLKNLTLRSEIGGYNNFSKSVLFFPSYTVTSPTNPSLIYGNPVAKLSEYTDQALGWNWKEYITYNHTFAQKHNVTATAGYELNEGMYNSMSAGTDTFLSNDLPTLNLGGAKIPSIGENKSSNTLQSFYARAIYDYDSRYSLTATIRSDRSSNFAQGHQTGYFPSAAFGWTVSNESFMAGIKSVADNVKFRIGYGEVGNQNIPGYQYGSALNPTITGLGTGFNVSNYNNPNLTWQTSIQTDIGLDFTLFGRVNVAADWYNKTSKKFLFQAPLPEFLTGGPNYLGGISSLYVNGGEVSNKGIEFSINSKNIVSKNFNWNTTVTFSHYVNKVVSTYNNSIITASVTSGFLQIPVTRTQVGGPIGEFYGYTVKGIFKTADQLQNAPIQFGQPISTTLGTLGSTTLGDIQYVDTNHDGKIDASDMSAIGNPNPTFTYGFTNNFSYKGIDLSIFLYGSYGGKVLNYLDYTIEGLNGLYTNQLAEAANYWSPSNPNATIPAPKGGVNPNLNMSTRFLQSASFLRFQNVRLGYNVPAAWAKRIALSGLKVYCSAQNLFVITGYKGLDPEVGQQNQNVFLTNVDLGRYPSPRVISFGINAEF; this is encoded by the coding sequence ATGCGAAAAATTCTACGAATGGCATTGCTGTTTTTGTCTCTTTTTGTATGCTTCCGGGCAGGGGCGCAAAACCAGGCGACAGTAATCAAAGGAACAGTAACAGACGACAAAGGCATAACCCTGCCCGGTGCTTCTGTCAGGGTAAAAAATGGCCAGGCTTCGGCTATAACCGATAAAGATGGCAATTATAGCATCAGCGTACCAAGTGGCGCTACCGAGCTTACTTTCTCGTTTATCGGCATGAAATCACAGGATGTTCTTATCGGTAAAAAAACTGTTATTAATGTTGTATTGGTCAATATGTCAACCACGTTAACAGATGTGGTAGTTATCGGTTACGGTCAGCAAAAACGACAGGACGTAAATGGCGCCATATCATCGGTAACCGCTAAGGATATTCAAAATATCCCTCAAACAAGCGTTGACCAATTGCTGCAGGGTAAAGCCGCGGGTGTTACCGTTACCAACGGTACAGGTGCGCCGGGTAGTTCGGCATCAGTGCATATCAGGGGTATAACTTCTCTTTCTGGTTCAAATGAGCCTTTATATGTAGTTGATGGTGTGTATATTGATGGTTCTGCCTACACCACTCAAAACCAAAATAATGGCGAAAATACAGTTAGCCCCCTAAGCTACATCAACCCAAATGATATTGCATCTATTGATATTTTGAAAGATGCGTCGGCGACAGCCATATATGGTAGCCGTGGTTCAAATGGAGTAATTATTATTACCACAAAAAAAGGTAAAAATAGTTCGGCTCATTTAAATTATGATGGTTATTACGGCATTCAGCAACAAGGGCATTTCCTTAAAATGATGAACCTCCCTCAATACGCTGCTATACAAAACGAGATAGCCGATATTACAGGTATAGGCCGCAGGGGCGAGTTTGCAGATCCCACTGTACTTGGCCCAGGTACCGATTGGCAAAAAGCGGTGTTCAGAACAGCACCGATGCAAAGCCATAATCTTTCAATGAACGGTGGTAACGAAAACGTGAATTACTATATTTCAGGCGGTTTCCTTAAACAAAATGGCACCATCATAGCGTCAAACTTTAAACGCTACTCCTTCCGTACCAATGTTGAGGGAAAATTGAAGGATTGGTTTAAACTTGGTTCAAATATGACGTTAAACCGTACCGACCAAAACATAGGCGCGAGTGATAACGGTGGTATTGTTTACCAGGCATTGTTGAATGCCCCAGACCAGGCAGCCAGCAATCCCGATGGCAGCTATACTGTTGCCCCGGCATCATACGGTAGCGGTGTTTTTATAAGCCCCGTTGCATTGGCAAGCTTAAACACCAATAACCTGGTGCGGAGCCAAATAAATGCGAATTTTTATGCCGACATCCGTTTTTTGAAAAATCTGACATTAAGATCGGAAATTGGCGGTTATAATAATTTTTCGAAAAGTGTACTGTTCTTCCCTTCATACACTGTAACATCGCCTACCAACCCGTCGCTAATATATGGTAACCCTGTAGCCAAATTAAGTGAATATACAGACCAGGCTTTAGGCTGGAACTGGAAAGAATATATTACCTACAACCATACATTTGCTCAAAAACACAACGTAACCGCAACTGCAGGTTATGAATTGAATGAAGGCATGTACAATAGTATGAGTGCCGGTACCGATACTTTTTTAAGTAACGATTTACCAACACTTAACCTTGGTGGCGCTAAAATACCTTCTATCGGCGAAAATAAATCGTCTAATACCTTGCAATCCTTTTATGCCCGTGCAATTTATGACTACGATAGCAGGTACAGTTTAACTGCCACCATCCGGTCGGATAGGTCATCAAACTTTGCACAAGGCCACCAGACAGGTTATTTCCCATCTGCTGCTTTCGGCTGGACAGTTTCCAATGAATCATTTATGGCCGGCATTAAAAGTGTAGCTGATAATGTGAAATTCAGAATTGGTTACGGTGAAGTTGGTAATCAGAACATACCGGGCTACCAGTACGGATCTGCACTTAACCCCACAATCACAGGCTTAGGTACCGGCTTTAACGTATCAAATTATAATAATCCTAATTTAACCTGGCAAACATCTATACAAACTGATATAGGTTTGGATTTTACTTTATTCGGCAGGGTTAATGTAGCTGCCGACTGGTATAATAAAACCTCGAAAAAATTCCTTTTCCAGGCACCGTTGCCGGAGTTTTTAACCGGCGGGCCCAATTATCTTGGCGGGATCAGTTCGCTTTATGTAAACGGAGGCGAGGTTAGTAATAAAGGTATCGAGTTCAGCATCAACTCAAAAAATATTGTTTCAAAGAATTTTAACTGGAATACAACGGTAACTTTTAGCCATTACGTTAATAAAGTGGTTTCTACGTACAACAACAGTATCATTACTGCCAGCGTTACCTCGGGTTTTTTACAAATTCCGGTTACACGTACGCAAGTTGGCGGCCCTATAGGGGAGTTTTATGGGTATACCGTTAAAGGAATATTTAAAACAGCAGACCAGCTGCAAAATGCGCCAATACAATTTGGCCAGCCTATAAGCACTACACTGGGTACTCTTGGTTCAACAACTTTAGGTGATATACAATATGTTGATACCAATCATGATGGCAAGATTGATGCAAGCGACATGAGTGCTATTGGTAACCCTAACCCAACTTTTACCTATGGTTTTACCAATAATTTCAGTTATAAAGGTATCGATCTGTCTATATTTCTGTATGGTTCTTATGGCGGCAAAGTGCTTAATTACCTTGACTACACCATAGAAGGCTTGAATGGGCTATATACCAATCAGCTTGCGGAAGCCGCAAATTACTGGAGTCCATCTAACCCTAATGCAACTATCCCGGCTCCTAAGGGCGGTGTTAACCCGAACCTTAACATGTCGACCAGGTTTTTGCAAAGTGCATCTTTTTTAAGGTTTCAGAATGTACGTTTAGGATATAACGTACCGGCAGCCTGGGCTAAACGTATTGCACTTAGTGGTTTAAAAGTGTATTGCAGCGCGCAAAACCTGTTTGTAATAACAGGTTACAAAGGACTGGACCCCGAAGTTGGCCAGCAAAATCAAAACGTGTTTTTAACCAATGTGGATTTGGGAAGGTACCCTTCGCCAAGGGTTATTTCTTTTGGAATAAACGCGGAATTTTAA
- a CDS encoding hybrid sensor histidine kinase/response regulator, translating into MKLRALLLFILTQFILNQVNAQNTQFRFSHLDINAGLSHNQVNCIYKDKKGFMWFGTLSGLNKYDGYSFKSFKHVAGDTTTLDDDYIVSINPGPEDKLWIETRTGFNIYDPATEKFSKNLKDFMYKIKVYDTYILAIKKDRLGNFWFLEHNATQGIFKYDPVTKQTINLLHKQEDTTSIYSNLVTDLSVDSKGNIWLISSAGVLERLDPKTYKVNYRLKLEQLPAALSTTYKIFIDKQDGIWAFVPSYSKGVFFISPQSKVIKHILKATGTINTDVISDVIQDDKNRIWIATDHGGINLLNKQDFNTQYLLNREDDDKTVGQNSITCVYVDDIGIIWCGSYKRGISYYHQNIIKFASYTHHLSDKNSLPFSDVNSFAEDKQGNIWIGTNGGGLIYWDRKTGSFKQYLHNAADKNSLTNNVVVKLFIDHEQKLWIGTYYGGLDCFDGKVFKHYRHNDANVNSISEDRVCAITEDSDHNLLVGTLSAGLNVLDKSRNVVATYRFDGDMNKSSIHSNYISSVIEDRRKNLWIVTAYGLDLLVKKDHRFLHYLHDEKDPNSLINNNTNNILEDKDGLIWISTREGISIFDYKTGKFTNINKLDGLPDNTVIDMQEFSRNNIWVSTPNGLSSIFINRSAGKLKFRFVNYNETEGLQGREFTENSSYKTREGELLFGGGNGFNIFKPSNILNSANPPNLVFTDLQIFNQSVKVGDKVNGSVILTQSIVDLKDLKLKYNDNVFAVEFAALNYFNPDKINYQYRMDGFDKRWINADNKVRKATYTNLDPGDYVFRVRAGSNESWKGKELTLNINISPPFWKTTWAYILYTLLAVGSLLYLRRRGIQKIRTQFSIEKEREEAQRMHELDLMKIKFFTNVSHEFRTPLSLIMAPVDKILKQIAEPEVQRQLMLVNRNAKRLLNLVNQLLDFRKMEYQELKLHKMNGDIIGFIKDLSFAFTDVADQKNIRFIFDSEIDTYYTSFDHDKIERIMFNLLSNAYKFTHEGGQVSVLINLIDKKDIAEQLLEIRVIDTGIGIAADKLNRIFDPFFQNDLPGSMLNQGSGIGLSITKEFVKLHEGEIYVESEFNQGSCFTVLLPLMQLDISVFTDTLMSFDHPTELSPLYNLPKNDSHKESRDGKRPTILLVEDNDDFRFYIKDNLKSAFNVIEAENGKKGWQKALAQHPNLIVSDISMPEMNGIDLCLKIKNDKRTSHIPVILLTALTGEDQQLKGLETGATDYLTKPFNFEILQSKIKNILSQQESMRKTYTKQVEVSPTEMHIDSPDEQFMKKVLILIDSNISNPNFSVEELSNEVFVSRYTLYKKILAMTGKTPNELVRSMRLKRAAQLLETGHLTISQICHKVGFKSQKYFVKMFKAEYNTIPSKYAEAAEEIES; encoded by the coding sequence ATGAAGCTTAGGGCTTTGTTATTATTTATATTAACGCAGTTTATATTAAACCAGGTAAACGCGCAAAATACCCAGTTCAGGTTTTCGCATCTCGATATCAATGCCGGCCTGTCGCACAACCAGGTAAACTGTATTTATAAGGATAAAAAGGGCTTTATGTGGTTTGGTACACTATCGGGCTTAAATAAGTACGATGGTTATAGTTTTAAAAGCTTTAAGCACGTCGCCGGTGATACTACCACTTTAGATGACGACTACATTGTAAGCATAAACCCCGGCCCTGAAGATAAACTATGGATAGAAACCCGTACGGGTTTCAATATTTATGACCCCGCTACCGAAAAGTTCAGCAAAAACCTAAAGGATTTTATGTATAAAATTAAGGTGTACGATACGTACATTTTAGCCATAAAAAAAGACAGGTTAGGTAATTTTTGGTTTTTGGAGCACAACGCCACCCAGGGCATCTTTAAGTACGATCCGGTAACAAAACAAACTATTAACCTGCTTCATAAACAGGAGGACACTACATCCATTTATTCGAACCTGGTTACCGATCTGTCGGTAGATTCAAAAGGGAATATATGGCTTATATCAAGTGCCGGCGTGTTGGAGCGGCTGGACCCCAAAACTTACAAGGTTAATTACCGCCTAAAACTTGAGCAACTGCCGGCAGCACTAAGCACCACCTATAAAATTTTTATTGATAAGCAGGATGGCATTTGGGCGTTTGTGCCCAGTTATTCAAAAGGAGTATTTTTCATTAGCCCTCAAAGCAAGGTCATTAAACATATTTTAAAAGCTACGGGCACCATAAATACCGATGTTATATCAGATGTTATACAGGACGATAAAAACAGGATCTGGATTGCCACAGATCATGGAGGGATCAATTTACTTAACAAACAGGATTTTAACACACAATACCTGCTTAATCGCGAAGATGATGATAAAACAGTAGGCCAAAATAGCATTACCTGTGTTTATGTGGATGATATCGGCATTATCTGGTGCGGCAGCTATAAACGGGGGATAAGTTATTATCACCAGAATATTATAAAATTTGCCAGCTATACGCATCATCTTTCTGATAAAAACAGCCTGCCGTTTAGCGATGTAAACAGCTTTGCCGAGGACAAACAAGGCAATATATGGATAGGCACCAACGGCGGAGGGTTGATTTACTGGGACAGGAAAACTGGCAGCTTTAAACAATACCTGCACAACGCAGCCGATAAAAATAGCCTTACCAATAATGTTGTAGTAAAGCTGTTTATTGATCACGAGCAAAAACTGTGGATAGGCACCTACTATGGCGGCCTTGATTGTTTTGACGGCAAAGTGTTTAAACATTACCGGCATAACGATGCCAACGTTAACAGCATATCTGAAGACAGGGTTTGTGCCATAACCGAGGATAGCGACCATAACTTATTGGTAGGCACTTTATCGGCAGGTTTAAATGTACTTGATAAAAGCCGGAATGTGGTTGCCACATACCGGTTTGATGGAGATATGAACAAAAGCTCTATCCACTCCAATTACATCAGTTCGGTTATTGAAGACAGGCGCAAAAATTTATGGATTGTTACGGCGTACGGCTTAGATTTGTTAGTAAAAAAAGATCACCGGTTTTTGCATTACCTACATGATGAAAAGGACCCTAACAGCCTTATTAACAACAATACCAATAATATACTGGAAGATAAAGATGGCCTTATTTGGATAAGCACCCGCGAAGGCATCAGCATATTTGATTACAAAACCGGAAAATTTACCAATATTAATAAGCTTGATGGTTTGCCCGATAATACGGTGATAGATATGCAGGAGTTTAGCCGTAATAATATATGGGTAAGCACGCCCAATGGCTTATCAAGCATTTTTATCAATCGTTCGGCAGGCAAGCTTAAGTTTCGTTTTGTTAATTATAATGAAACTGAAGGGCTGCAGGGGCGCGAGTTTACCGAAAACTCATCATACAAAACCAGGGAAGGGGAGCTGCTGTTTGGTGGCGGCAACGGGTTTAATATTTTTAAACCTTCAAATATCCTCAATAGCGCAAATCCGCCAAATTTAGTTTTTACCGATTTGCAAATCTTTAATCAATCTGTTAAGGTAGGTGATAAGGTGAACGGCTCGGTGATACTAACACAGTCCATCGTGGATTTAAAAGACCTTAAGCTAAAATATAACGACAATGTATTTGCTGTAGAGTTTGCTGCACTTAATTATTTTAACCCCGATAAAATAAATTACCAATACCGGATGGATGGCTTTGATAAGCGGTGGATTAACGCCGATAACAAGGTACGCAAAGCCACTTATACCAACCTTGACCCGGGCGACTATGTGTTTAGGGTACGCGCGGGCAGTAACGAAAGCTGGAAGGGGAAGGAGCTTACGTTAAATATCAATATATCGCCGCCATTTTGGAAAACCACGTGGGCCTACATTTTATATACATTATTGGCGGTGGGCTCGTTGTTATATTTAAGAAGAAGGGGTATCCAGAAAATACGTACGCAATTTTCTATTGAGAAGGAGCGGGAAGAAGCACAGCGCATGCATGAACTGGATTTAATGAAGATTAAATTTTTCACCAATGTAAGTCATGAGTTTCGCACGCCACTATCACTCATTATGGCCCCGGTAGATAAGATCCTGAAACAAATTGCCGAACCTGAAGTGCAACGGCAGCTGATGTTGGTAAACCGGAATGCCAAACGCCTGCTAAACCTTGTAAATCAATTGCTCGATTTTAGGAAAATGGAGTACCAGGAATTAAAGCTGCATAAAATGAACGGCGATATTATTGGCTTTATAAAAGACCTTTCGTTTGCATTTACCGATGTGGCAGATCAAAAAAATATCCGCTTTATTTTCGATTCAGAAATAGATACCTACTACACAAGCTTTGACCATGATAAAATAGAGCGGATCATGTTCAACTTGCTCTCAAATGCCTATAAATTTACCCATGAGGGAGGGCAGGTAAGCGTTTTAATTAACCTGATTGATAAAAAGGATATCGCTGAGCAATTATTAGAAATCAGGGTTATTGATACAGGTATTGGCATTGCCGCCGATAAGCTGAACCGGATCTTCGATCCCTTTTTCCAAAACGACTTACCCGGATCGATGCTTAACCAGGGCAGCGGCATAGGCCTATCCATAACCAAGGAGTTTGTTAAGCTGCACGAAGGGGAGATATATGTTGAAAGTGAGTTTAACCAGGGCAGTTGCTTTACGGTTTTATTACCGCTGATGCAATTGGATATCAGTGTTTTTACAGATACGTTGATGTCGTTTGACCACCCCACTGAGCTCTCTCCGTTATATAATCTGCCCAAAAACGACTCCCACAAAGAGAGCAGAGATGGCAAAAGGCCAACAATATTATTAGTTGAAGACAATGACGATTTCAGGTTTTATATTAAAGACAATTTAAAGTCGGCATTCAATGTAATTGAGGCCGAAAACGGAAAAAAGGGTTGGCAAAAGGCCCTGGCGCAACACCCTAACCTGATTGTAAGCGATATCAGCATGCCCGAAATGAACGGTATCGACCTTTGCTTAAAGATAAAAAATGATAAACGAACCTCGCACATCCCGGTAATATTGTTAACGGCCTTAACAGGCGAAGACCAGCAATTAAAGGGATTAGAAACCGGTGCAACAGATTACCTTACAAAGCCTTTTAACTTCGAGATACTACAATCAAAAATCAAGAATATACTGAGCCAGCAGGAAAGCATGCGTAAAACCTATACCAAACAGGTAGAGGTGAGTCCGACTGAAATGCATATCGATTCGCCTGATGAGCAGTTTATGAAAAAGGTGCTTATTTTAATTGATAGCAATATCTCCAACCCCAATTTCTCGGTTGAAGAATTGAGCAACGAAGTTTTTGTGAGCAGGTATACCCTTTACAAAAAAATACTGGCCATGACAGGTAAAACTCCCAATGAACTGGTTCGGTCGATGAGGCTGAAACGTGCCGCGCAGCTATTGGAAACAGGCCATTTAACCATCTCTCAAATTTGCCATAAAGTAGGCTTCAAAAGTCAGAAATATTTTGTGAAGATGTTTAAAGCCGAGTACAATACCATCCCCTCAAAGTACGCCGAAGCCGCCGAAGAGATAGAATCTTAG